AAAAAAGGCTATTAATCCTTAAAGCTACACAGTTGGATTTGTCAGTATATTGAAAATATGCTTTAAAACCTTTTCATTCTTAGTTAACTTCAGTCAGTGACACGACTAGACTGCATCATATTTCTGAcataataatagcaataatgATGACAAGACAAATACAACATGTAGAAGCAGAAACATGATAGTACCATAATTAATAAAATAGAGTAACACAATATCATTTCATTCCTTCCAAAGGTTGGTGCAGGGAGGCACAGTAACTACATAACCTTTTTTACTGTACATGCCATTTCAGGCAGAGAAATGTCTCTTAAAGAGCCTGTGAAGAGGTTGCAGTATCAATAACCaagagtgaaatatttatgaAACACAGAAGGATtttccctttttcatttttcaccctttcacttcatctcctcctccatgTTCCTTTATCTCCTTCCTTTTTATTTGCATTCCAagcttcatcttcttcttcctggTCTTCATTTTCACCTTTGCCCTTCTCCCATAACTTCCACCACCTCTTTTTCCTCTTGTCATCCTCTGCCTTGTACTTGAGTCTCCTCACAGGGTCAGTGGCACTGCGTAGATTTAGGTTTTCAAACTCCTCGTTAAGCATGAAACTCCTCTCAATGAGCTCAGCCGATTCCTGCCAGTTACAGAAACAGTCAGAGCCAAAATGACAGATTTCTGGCACAGCGTTTGGAGAGAGGACAGAGCAGTCAGGACGAATGACCACTACTGTTGGAACATCCTTCACCTCAAACATGGTCTGAAGTTCCCTGAAAAAAAGGAACAGTACAACAATGTATCTTTAAATCACGCATTCACACATATTTAcccaaaaacaccaaaaccagacttttctctctcattccaCCTACTTCCTGTATGGGTCCTCGaagggcaaaaacaaaacttttttgtGCAGTTCTTTGAGCAGTCTTTCTTGCTGCTCCTCTGACTGGTCcaagctgcagagagaagatAGAAAGAGAAATCTTATGAATGATGACACAGTATAAATGTGAATTTATGCAATCACAATCCTGCATCAAAGAGATAAAGAGACGGAAAGCTGGAGACCTGATGTAGATGAGTGCGAGCAGTTTGGGGTATTCGATGTACGCCGGATCTTTCAGTCTCTTAAAAAATTCATTCAGAACTGGTACAAACTGCTGGCACTTTTCACACTCAGCTGTTGCAAAGAAGAGCATCAGGATACGGTTTTCGAGGATCCCAGTGATCTCACGCTCTGTGTTGAGTTCATCCTGGTCCCAGTTGTTCTCTACCAAAACTCGGTTAAGAAACAGGTCCACCATGATCGAATGGGAAAGGCCCTCTGTAGAGAAAGATTGGTTAAGTATTTGTTTACATAAGCACTGCAGTGTCATGTGTCACTTTTACTGTGAAGTGCAGTTCATTGCTGGTACACATGCCGTCTGTCCCCAAAGGAAAATGACACCCTCACACTGCTGGATGTAATTTCAGTACATCCCTGGGAGTTGAACTTTACAGTAACTAGTGATTTCCTATATTTCCCAGAATGACTTTCAGGAACACTAAGATAatgagtgtgaagtggctggatAAAGCTGTGATCTATATATGCATTAGGGAACAAAAACAGGAATAGCTTTGTAGCAGCAGGAGAatggatttcttttcttccaaATTGGGAAAACATAGTGTAGCTGGCTTGTATTTTGGTTTATTAGCCCCTTTGGTAATTCTCTCAATTAAATATTCATGACTATAACAAAACCACAAGAAGcaatgaaatgataaaagtaTGCTTTTAGGACCTAAAGCTTAGAGAATCTAGGTTCAGATCCGACATACTGAGCATTACATTCAGACTGCTATCActtatacagtatgtagaaATATTCATCCTGAACAAAGAACTTCTATTTACATTAAACACACGATTTTCAGTTCAGCAGATACAGTAGTCAGTCAGAATAACAACTCTTTCCATAAGACTGAATTCAATCACTGCTG
This genomic window from Mastacembelus armatus chromosome 1, fMasArm1.2, whole genome shotgun sequence contains:
- the LOC113128220 gene encoding nucleoredoxin-like protein 1 isoform X1, which produces MTLQCLCKQILNQSFSTEGLSHSIMVDLFLNRVLVENNWDQDELNTEREITGILENRILMLFFATAECEKCQQFVPVLNEFFKRLKDPAYIEYPKLLALIYISLDQSEEQQERLLKELHKKVLFLPFEDPYRKELQTMFEVKDVPTVVVIRPDCSVLSPNAVPEICHFGSDCFCNWQESAELIERSFMLNEEFENLNLRSATDPVRRLKYKAEDDKRKKRWWKLWEKGKGENEDQEEEDEAWNANKKEGDKGTWRRR
- the LOC113128220 gene encoding nucleoredoxin-like protein 1 isoform X2, which produces MVDLFLNRVLVENNWDQDELNTEREITGILENRILMLFFATAECEKCQQFVPVLNEFFKRLKDPAYIEYPKLLALIYISLDQSEEQQERLLKELHKKVLFLPFEDPYRKELQTMFEVKDVPTVVVIRPDCSVLSPNAVPEICHFGSDCFCNWQESAELIERSFMLNEEFENLNLRSATDPVRRLKYKAEDDKRKKRWWKLWEKGKGENEDQEEEDEAWNANKKEGDKGTWRRR